The Nothobranchius furzeri strain GRZ-AD chromosome 6, NfurGRZ-RIMD1, whole genome shotgun sequence genome includes a region encoding these proteins:
- the iscub gene encoding iron-sulfur cluster assembly enzyme b: MAGAVAKKCLSPLALLSRRLSAPELVFKSCYHQKVVDHYENPRNVGSMDKNSKNVGTGLVGAPACGDVMKLQIEVDDQGKIVDAKFKTFGCGSAIASSSLATEWVKGKTLDEALNIKNTDIAKELSLPPVKLHCSMLAEDAIKAALADYRLKQHDSQKKAGRVGN; the protein is encoded by the exons ATGGCGGGCGCAGTGGCGAAGAAGTGTCTCAGTCCTCTGGCTTTACTCTCGAGAAGGCTCTCAGCTCCAGAGCTTGTCTTTAAGAGCTGCTATCACCAGAAG GTGGTGGATCACTATGAGAACCCAAGAAATGTGGGCTCAATGGATAAAAACTCCAAGAATGTTGGAACTGGTTTGGTGGGGGCTCCTGCCTGTGGAGATGTGATGAAGCTCCAG ATCGAAGTTGATGACCAGGGGAAGATTGTGGATGCAAAATTTAAAACCTTTGGCTGTGGTTCTGCCATCGCCTCTAGCTCTTTGGCCACTGAGTGGGTGAAAGGCAAAACT TTGGATGAAGCTCTGAATATAAAGAACACCGACATTGCAAAGGAGCTCAGTCTTCCACCTGTCAAACTGCACTGCTCCA TGCTTGCAGAAGATGCCATCAAGGCGGCCCTTGCAGATTATCGCCTGAAGCAACACGACAGCCAGAAGAAGGCAGGCAGAGTCGGCAATTAA